Proteins encoded within one genomic window of Camelina sativa cultivar DH55 chromosome 19, Cs, whole genome shotgun sequence:
- the LOC104764606 gene encoding protein DEFECTIVE IN EXINE FORMATION 1 isoform X1, which translates to MKSSRARQCLLVFLLCLTLTNLSYGENKFRERKATDDELGYPEIDEDALLNTQCPKKLELRWQTEVTSSVYATPLIADINSDGKLDIVVPSFVHYLEVLEGADGDKMPGWPAFHQSNVHSSPLLFDIDKDGVREIALATYNGEVLFFRVSGFLMSDKLEVPRRKVHKNWHVGLNPDPVDRSHPDVHDDELVEEAMLLHSLTNQTNATTTTPNVTVSTSKEFHGSETNVSSHEDQKKPENNQTEAVVKPTPELHNSSMEAGANSSAANNTTAGSAENLNGNVTTNEVDQRKISEDKNETVIKLNTSKDNSSETLRTSGNSSETETVTKSGRRLLEDNGSKESADGHSDNKDNTEGIRMATVENDGGLEAEADSSFELLRDNDELPDEYRYDYDDYVDEKMWGDEEWVEGQHENSEDYVNIDAHILCTPVIADIDKDGVQEMVVAVSYFFDPEYYDNPEHLKELGGIDIKNYIASSIVVFNLETKQVKWIKELDMSTDKANFRAYIYSSPTVVDLDGDGYLDILVGTSFGLFYAMDHRGNIREKFPLEMAEIQGAVVAADIDDDGKIELVTTDSHGNIAAWTTQGVEIWETHLKSLVPQGPSIGDVDGDGHTDVVVPTSSGNIYVLSGKDGSIIRPYPYRTHGRVMNQLLLVDLNKRGEQKKGLTIVTTSFDGYLYLIDGPTSCTDVVDIGETSYSMVLADNVDGGDDLDLVVSTMNGNVFCFSTPSPHHPLKAWRSTDQGRNNKANRYDREGVFVTHSTRGFRDEEGKNFWAEIEIVDKYRYPSGSQAPYNVTTTLLVPGNYQGDRRITQSQIYDRPGKYRIKLPTVGVRTTGTVMVEMVDKNGLHFSDEFSLTFHMYYYKLLKWLLVLPMLGMFGLLVILRPQEAVPLPSFSRNTDL; encoded by the exons ATGAAATCATCGCGAGCGCGGCAGTGTCTGCTGGTTTTTTTGCTCTGTCTTACCTTAACGAATCTCTCCTATGGAGAAAATAAGTTCAGAGAGCGTAAAGCCACCGATGACGAACTGGGCTACCCTGAAAT TGATGAAGATGCTTTGTTGAATACTCAGTGCCCGAAGAAATTGGAGCTGCGATGGCAAACTGAAGTCACTTCTAGCGTTTATGCTACACCCTTGATTGCTGATATTAACAg TGATGGAAAGCTTGACATTGTTGTTCCATCTTTTGTTCACTACCTGGAAGTTCTTGAAGGAGCTGATGGAGACAAGATGCCAG GTTGGCCTGCTTTTCACCAGTCAAATGTGCATTCGAGTCCTCTTCTATTCGACATCGACAAAGATGGTGTTAGAGAAATTGCTCTGGCTACCTACAACGGCGAAGTGCTCTTTTTCAG GGTATCAGGCTTTCTGATGTCAGATAAGCTGGAAGTGCCACGTAGAAAAGTGCACAAGAACTGGCATGTAGGACTGAATCCTGACCCTGTTGACCGTTCACATCCTGATGTCCATGATGATGAGCTTGTGGAGGAGGCTATGTTATTGCATTCATTAACCAATC AAACGAATGCAACAACCACAACACCAAATGTTACTGTCTCAACGTCCAAAGAATTTCATGGCAGCGAAACTAACGTTTCATCTCATGAGGATCAAAAGAAACCCGAGAATAACCAAACAGAAGCTGTCGTAAAGCCTACTCCAGAGCTACATAATTCCTCCATGGAAGCTGGAGCAAATAGTTCGGCAGCAAATAATACTACAGCTGGCTCTGCAGAAAATCTCAACGGAAATGTAACCACCAATGAGGTGGATCAAAGGAAAATTAGTGAAGATAAGAATGAAActgttataaaattaaatactagTAAGGATAATTCCTCAGAAACTCTGAGGACATCTGGAAACAGTAGTGAGACAGAGACAGTTACCAAAAGTGGGAGGCGGCTTCTGGAAGATAATGGCTCTAAAGAATCTGCGGACGGCCATTCGGATAATAAAGACAACACTGAGGGTATTCGCATGGCCACAGTTGAAAATGATG GTGGCTTAGAAGCTGAAGCAGATTCATCGTTTGAGTTGTTGCGGGATAATGATGAGTTACCTGATGAATACAgatatgattatgatgattATGTTGATGAGAAAATGTGGGGTGATGAGGAATGGGTCGAGGGGCAACACGAGAACTCAGAGGATTATGTGAATATTGACGCCCATATACTGTGCACTCCT GTAATTGCTGACATAGACAAAGACGGAGTACAGGAGATGGTTGTTGCTGTTTCCTATTTCTTCGATCCTGA GTACTATGATAATCCAGAACATCTAAAAGAGCTTGGTGGTATTGACATCAAAAATTATATTGCTAGTTCAATTGTGGTTTTCAATCTGGAAACTAAACAAGTCAAGTGGATCAAAGAGCTAGATATGAGTACGGATAAAGCAAACTTCCGTGCTTATATTTATTCTTCCCCAACGGTAGTTGATTTGGATGGTGATGGGTACTTGGATATTCTTGTCGGAACTTCCTTTGGCTTGTTCTACGCAATGGATCATCGTG GAAATATCAGAGAAAAATTCCCACTTGAAATGGCTGAAATTCAAGGGGCAGTGGTTGCAGCCGACATAGATGACGATGGAAAGATTGAACTTGTAACTACTGATTCACACGGAAATATAGCAGCATGGACCACGCAAGGAGTGGAAATTTGGGAAACACATCTAAAGAGTCTTGTTCCCCAG GGTCCTTCTATCGGCGATGTTGATGGTGACGGACACACAGACGTTGTGGTTCCTACATCATCAGGAAACATATACGTTCTTAGTGGAAAGGATGGTTCGATAATCCGTCCTTACCCATACAGAACTCATGGAAGAGTGATGAACCaacttcttcttgttgatcTAAACAAGCGAGGTGAGCAGAAGAAGGGCCTCACCATCGTTACTACATCCTTTGACGGTTACCTGTATCTCATAGACGGACCCACCTCGTGTACGGACGTTGTTGATATTGGTGAAACTTC ATACAGTATGGTCTTGGCTGATAATGTTGACGGTGGAGATGATCTCGATCTCGTTGTCTCAACTATGAATGGAAACGTCTTTTGCTTCTCAACGCCTTCTCCTCACCATCCCCTTAAG GCTTGGAGATCTACTGATCAAGGAAGGAACAATAAGGCCAATCGCTATGATCGTGAAGGCGTTTTTGTCACGCATTCGACCAGAGGTTTCCGTGATGAGGAAGGGAAAAACTTCTGGGCTGAGATCGAAATCGTTGATAAATATAGATACCCATCTGGTTCACAAGCACCCTATAACGTTACT ACGACGCTGTTGGTTCCAGGCAATTACCAGGGAGATAGGAGGATAACACAGAGCCAGATCTATGACCGTCCTGGAAAATACCGGATAAAACTACCAACAGTCGGAGTGAGAACAACAGGAACTGTAATGGTGGAGATGGTAGATAAGAATGGACTCCATTTCTCAGACGAATTCTCACTAACTTTCCATATGTATTACTACAAGCTTCTGAAATGGCTTCTTGTCCTCCCGATGCTCGGGATGTTTGGTCTGCTCGTGATTCTACGGCCTCAAGAAGCGGTGCCCCTCCCATCCTTTTCCCGCAACACAGACTTATGA
- the LOC104764606 gene encoding protein DEFECTIVE IN EXINE FORMATION 1 isoform X2, with the protein MKSSRARQCLLVFLLCLTLTNLSYGENKFRERKATDDELGYPEIDEDALLNTQCPKKLELRWQTEVTSSVYATPLIADINSDGKLDIVVPSFVHYLEVLEGADGDKMPGWPAFHQSNVHSSPLLFDIDKDGVREIALATYNGEVLFFRVSGFLMSDKLEVPRRKVHKNWHVGLNPDPVDRSHPDVHDDELVEEAMLLHSLTNQTNATTTTPNVTVSTSKEFHGSETNVSSHEDQKKPENNQTEAVVKPTPELHNSSMEAGANSSAANNTTAGSAENLNGNVTTNEVDQRKISEDKNETVIKLNTSKDNSSETLRTSGNSSETETVTKSGRRLLEDNGSKESADGHSDNKDNTEGIRMATVENDGGLEAEADSSFELLRDNDELPDEYRYDYDDYVDEKMWGDEEWVEGQHENSEDYVNIDAHILCTPVIADIDKDGVQEMVVAVSYFFDPEYYDNPEHLKELGGIDIKNYIASSIVVFNLETKQVKWIKELDMSTDKANFRAYIYSSPTVVDLDGDGYLDILVGTSFGLFYAMDHRGNIREKFPLEMAEIQGAVVAADIDDDGKIELVTTDSHGNIAAWTTQGVEIWETHLKSLVPQGPSIGDVDGDGHTDVVVPTSSGNIYVLSGKDGSIIRPYPYRTHGRVMNQLLLVDLNKRGEQKKGLTIVTTSFDGYLYLIDGPTSCTDVVDIGETSYSMVLADNVDGGDDLDLVVSTMNGNVFCFSTPSPHHPLKAWRSTDQGRNNKANRYDREGVFVTHSTRGFRDEEGKNFWAEIEIVDKYRYPSGSQAPYNVTTTLLVPGNYQGDRRITQSQIYDRPGKYRIKLPTVGVRTTGTVMVEMVDKNGLHFSDEFSLTFHMYYYKLLKWLLVLPMLGMFGLLVILRPQEAVPLPSFSRNTDL; encoded by the exons ATGAAATCATCGCGAGCGCGGCAGTGTCTGCTGGTTTTTTTGCTCTGTCTTACCTTAACGAATCTCTCCTATGGAGAAAATAAGTTCAGAGAGCGTAAAGCCACCGATGACGAACTGGGCTACCCTGAAAT TGATGAAGATGCTTTGTTGAATACTCAGTGCCCGAAGAAATTGGAGCTGCGATGGCAAACTGAAGTCACTTCTAGCGTTTATGCTACACCCTTGATTGCTGATATTAACAg TGATGGAAAGCTTGACATTGTTGTTCCATCTTTTGTTCACTACCTGGAAGTTCTTGAAGGAGCTGATGGAGACAAGATGCCAG GTTGGCCTGCTTTTCACCAGTCAAATGTGCATTCGAGTCCTCTTCTATTCGACATCGACAAAGATGGTGTTAGAGAAATTGCTCTGGCTACCTACAACGGCGAAGTGCTCTTTTTCAG GGTATCAGGCTTTCTGATGTCAGATAAGCTGGAAGTGCCACGTAGAAAAGTGCACAAGAACTGGCATGTAGGACTGAATCCTGACCCTGTTGACCGTTCACATCCTGATGTCCATGATGATGAGCTTGTGGAGGAGGCTATGTTATTGCATTCATTAACCAATC AAACGAATGCAACAACCACAACACCAAATGTTACTGTCTCAACGTCCAAAGAATTTCATGGCAGCGAAACTAACGTTTCATCTCATGAGGATCAAAAGAAACCCGAGAATAACCAAACAGAAGCTGTCGTAAAGCCTACTCCAGAGCTACATAATTCCTCCATGGAAGCTGGAGCAAATAGTTCGGCAGCAAATAATACTACAGCTGGCTCTGCAGAAAATCTCAACGGAAATGTAACCACCAATGAGGTGGATCAAAGGAAAATTAGTGAAGATAAGAATGAAActgttataaaattaaatactagTAAGGATAATTCCTCAGAAACTCTGAGGACATCTGGAAACAGTAGTGAGACAGAGACAGTTACCAAAAGTGGGAGGCGGCTTCTGGAAGATAATGGCTCTAAAGAATCTGCGGACGGCCATTCGGATAATAAAGACAACACTGAGGGTATTCGCATGGCCACAGTTGAAAATGATGGTGGCTTAGAAGCTGAAGCAGATTCATCGTTTGAGTTGTTGCGGGATAATGATGAGTTACCTGATGAATACAgatatgattatgatgattATGTTGATGAGAAAATGTGGGGTGATGAGGAATGGGTCGAGGGGCAACACGAGAACTCAGAGGATTATGTGAATATTGACGCCCATATACTGTGCACTCCT GTAATTGCTGACATAGACAAAGACGGAGTACAGGAGATGGTTGTTGCTGTTTCCTATTTCTTCGATCCTGA GTACTATGATAATCCAGAACATCTAAAAGAGCTTGGTGGTATTGACATCAAAAATTATATTGCTAGTTCAATTGTGGTTTTCAATCTGGAAACTAAACAAGTCAAGTGGATCAAAGAGCTAGATATGAGTACGGATAAAGCAAACTTCCGTGCTTATATTTATTCTTCCCCAACGGTAGTTGATTTGGATGGTGATGGGTACTTGGATATTCTTGTCGGAACTTCCTTTGGCTTGTTCTACGCAATGGATCATCGTG GAAATATCAGAGAAAAATTCCCACTTGAAATGGCTGAAATTCAAGGGGCAGTGGTTGCAGCCGACATAGATGACGATGGAAAGATTGAACTTGTAACTACTGATTCACACGGAAATATAGCAGCATGGACCACGCAAGGAGTGGAAATTTGGGAAACACATCTAAAGAGTCTTGTTCCCCAG GGTCCTTCTATCGGCGATGTTGATGGTGACGGACACACAGACGTTGTGGTTCCTACATCATCAGGAAACATATACGTTCTTAGTGGAAAGGATGGTTCGATAATCCGTCCTTACCCATACAGAACTCATGGAAGAGTGATGAACCaacttcttcttgttgatcTAAACAAGCGAGGTGAGCAGAAGAAGGGCCTCACCATCGTTACTACATCCTTTGACGGTTACCTGTATCTCATAGACGGACCCACCTCGTGTACGGACGTTGTTGATATTGGTGAAACTTC ATACAGTATGGTCTTGGCTGATAATGTTGACGGTGGAGATGATCTCGATCTCGTTGTCTCAACTATGAATGGAAACGTCTTTTGCTTCTCAACGCCTTCTCCTCACCATCCCCTTAAG GCTTGGAGATCTACTGATCAAGGAAGGAACAATAAGGCCAATCGCTATGATCGTGAAGGCGTTTTTGTCACGCATTCGACCAGAGGTTTCCGTGATGAGGAAGGGAAAAACTTCTGGGCTGAGATCGAAATCGTTGATAAATATAGATACCCATCTGGTTCACAAGCACCCTATAACGTTACT ACGACGCTGTTGGTTCCAGGCAATTACCAGGGAGATAGGAGGATAACACAGAGCCAGATCTATGACCGTCCTGGAAAATACCGGATAAAACTACCAACAGTCGGAGTGAGAACAACAGGAACTGTAATGGTGGAGATGGTAGATAAGAATGGACTCCATTTCTCAGACGAATTCTCACTAACTTTCCATATGTATTACTACAAGCTTCTGAAATGGCTTCTTGTCCTCCCGATGCTCGGGATGTTTGGTCTGCTCGTGATTCTACGGCCTCAAGAAGCGGTGCCCCTCCCATCCTTTTCCCGCAACACAGACTTATGA